One region of Bacteroidota bacterium genomic DNA includes:
- a CDS encoding PKD domain-containing protein, with the protein MSRSCLKSAPFLICSTNSILLLVLLLFSDSSFATHIVGGEMNYRNLGGNLYEIKLTVYRDCYNGIAPFDNPASVGIFDANNNLVSVVSPSINDRQQVPNAINTPCLIPPSDVCYEVAHYIFTTSLPPIAGGYQIVYQRCCRNSTIVNLANVNSTGATYLATIPDPSVATVNSNPIFNSWPPTFICLGAPFTNDHSASDPDGDSLVYELCTPYNGADPNTPMPQPPNPPPYDTVVFIPPYSLSDVMGGTPMTIDSRTGQLKATPSSIGQYVYGVRVLEFRNGVKIGVTQRDFQVNVVPCPQITVASIFSPTIVCGSLVAAFTNNSFNAGTYSWNFGDTSTTADTSSVQNPNWLYPDTGNYLATLIAYSPINPDCNDTAEGIVRVYPVFNAAFNTINERCKSVFEFKDQSWGIGGTASFWAWSFGDGQTSTVRNPSHDYTEPGLYDVQLITSTDSACLDTMTQTISVLQVPVASFIPSLDTCKRTLSIVNTSEYASEFHWNFGDSFYSDDESPEHAYGASGTYLIQATVVTDSGCVDTSGVYPLTIPPLPKARFLDSVASCDSVVTFTNTSSDASFYSWDFGDGDTSDLETPQHTYEMSGHIPVTLIATSDYGCKDTVSRDLFFVSFKKAEFNSFLDSCSGLVSFRDVTKNAVYYHWDFGDGDTSTVAEPVHKYKADGEYRVVLKVNNETSCIDTVFNFTHYESPLGESVYIPNSFTPNGDNLNDIFKAEVFRPCDIYSLSIFDRWGQMVYETDDVANTSWDGTLDGRRIESGVYVYILKGTDLEKRGIINIVR; encoded by the coding sequence ATGAGCAGAAGTTGCTTGAAATCAGCACCTTTTTTAATCTGTAGTACCAACAGTATTTTACTCTTGGTGCTTTTGCTTTTTAGCGACTCCTCATTTGCTACTCATATTGTCGGTGGTGAAATGAATTACCGCAATTTGGGTGGTAATTTATACGAAATCAAACTTACTGTATACCGTGATTGTTATAATGGAATAGCTCCCTTTGATAATCCTGCTTCTGTCGGAATCTTTGATGCGAATAATAATCTTGTATCAGTAGTTTCACCTAGCATCAACGACCGGCAGCAGGTTCCCAACGCGATCAATACTCCCTGCCTGATTCCTCCATCAGATGTCTGCTATGAAGTGGCACATTATATTTTTACTACATCATTGCCTCCGATTGCAGGAGGCTATCAGATCGTTTATCAGCGATGTTGCAGGAACAGTACAATTGTCAACCTTGCAAACGTAAACAGTACAGGAGCAACCTATCTTGCTACTATCCCTGATCCTTCTGTCGCTACCGTAAACAGCAATCCCATATTCAATAGCTGGCCACCAACTTTTATTTGTCTTGGCGCGCCTTTTACAAATGATCACTCCGCTTCAGATCCTGACGGAGATTCCCTGGTTTATGAGCTGTGTACACCATATAATGGTGCGGATCCGAATACACCTATGCCTCAGCCACCCAATCCACCTCCATACGATACAGTCGTTTTTATACCGCCATATTCATTGAGTGATGTGATGGGAGGAACACCAATGACCATCGATTCAAGAACAGGCCAACTAAAAGCGACACCTTCATCGATTGGTCAATATGTATATGGCGTGAGAGTTTTGGAATTTAGAAATGGTGTGAAAATCGGAGTGACTCAACGTGACTTCCAGGTGAATGTGGTCCCTTGTCCGCAAATTACGGTAGCTTCTATCTTTTCACCTACGATTGTTTGCGGAAGCCTTGTTGCCGCATTCACCAATAACAGTTTTAATGCAGGAACTTATTCCTGGAACTTTGGTGATACCAGCACCACCGCGGATACTTCCTCAGTCCAGAATCCTAACTGGTTGTATCCCGACACCGGAAATTATTTAGCTACACTCATTGCATATTCTCCGATCAATCCTGATTGCAACGATACCGCTGAGGGAATTGTCAGGGTTTATCCTGTCTTCAATGCGGCATTCAATACGATTAATGAACGTTGTAAATCTGTATTTGAATTTAAAGATCAATCCTGGGGAATAGGAGGGACCGCTTCATTTTGGGCATGGTCATTCGGTGACGGGCAGACATCTACTGTTCGGAATCCTTCTCACGATTATACTGAACCTGGGCTTTACGATGTCCAACTGATTACTTCAACTGATTCCGCCTGTCTGGATACCATGACGCAAACAATCTCTGTATTGCAGGTACCGGTTGCTTCTTTCATTCCGTCTCTTGATACATGCAAAAGAACATTGAGTATCGTAAATACTTCCGAATATGCTTCTGAGTTTCATTGGAATTTTGGAGACTCTTTTTATTCTGACGATGAATCACCAGAACATGCTTACGGTGCTTCAGGCACATACCTTATTCAGGCGACTGTGGTAACTGATTCGGGTTGTGTGGATACTTCAGGTGTTTACCCATTGACAATCCCGCCATTACCAAAAGCCAGGTTTCTGGATTCAGTTGCTTCCTGTGATTCAGTTGTGACTTTTACCAATACTTCCTCTGATGCATCATTCTATTCCTGGGATTTTGGCGATGGAGATACAAGTGACCTGGAAACTCCGCAACACACCTATGAAATGTCAGGACATATTCCGGTGACATTGATTGCTACTTCAGATTATGGTTGCAAGGATACCGTATCGAGGGATTTGTTTTTTGTGAGCTTTAAAAAAGCGGAATTCAATTCCTTCCTTGATTCATGCAGTGGTCTGGTGAGTTTCAGGGATGTGACAAAAAATGCTGTTTACTATCATTGGGATTTTGGTGACGGAGATACCAGTACTGTCGCCGAACCGGTTCACAAATACAAAGCCGATGGCGAATATCGGGTAGTTTTGAAAGTGAACAATGAAACCAGTTGCATCGATACTGTATTTAATTTCACGCATTATGAATCACCTTTAGGTGAAAGCGTATACATTCCGAATTCTTTTACACCAAATGGTGATAACCTGAACGACATATTTAAAGCGGAAGTTTTTCGCCCCTGTGATATCTATTCTTTGTCCATTTTTGACAGATGGGGACAAATGGTCTATGAAACCGATGATGTCGCGAATACAAGTTGGGATGGAACTCTGGATGGAAGAAGAATTGAATCAGGCGTATATGTCTACATCCTCAAAGGTACAGATCTTGAAAAAAGAGGCATCATCAATATTGTCCGGTAA
- a CDS encoding class I SAM-dependent methyltransferase produces the protein MTSMNNTAESFFSKWKNNPDLAFSETLREGSDIRNWILNRNGFQSAAELSSFLKNKKRILDAGCGNGRVTALLRTTAPAESEIVGIDLVASEIAKKNLDNAPNTSFYEKDLMNDLSDLGTFDFIYSQEVLHHTANAETAFLNLVKLLSSDGEIAIYVYKKKAPLREYSDDFIRDKIAGLSYEEAMKVCDEITKFGMELHKQNVKVTVPALDVMGIEAGEYDVQRLIYHFFFKCFWSDSMSFHDNSVINFDWYHPQNCTRHTTEEVRGWFAKAGLKVTHEFTDFYGITMRGKK, from the coding sequence ATGACTAGTATGAACAATACAGCCGAAAGTTTTTTCAGCAAATGGAAAAACAATCCGGACCTTGCCTTTTCTGAAACTCTTCGTGAAGGTTCAGATATCCGAAACTGGATATTGAACAGAAACGGATTTCAGTCGGCAGCTGAATTATCTTCTTTCCTGAAAAACAAAAAAAGAATACTGGATGCGGGATGTGGAAATGGCCGGGTTACCGCATTGTTGCGTACGACTGCTCCTGCAGAAAGTGAAATTGTAGGGATTGATCTTGTTGCCAGTGAAATCGCGAAGAAAAATCTTGACAATGCTCCGAACACTTCGTTTTATGAGAAAGATCTCATGAACGATCTCTCTGACCTTGGCACCTTTGATTTTATTTATAGTCAGGAAGTATTGCATCATACTGCAAATGCTGAAACCGCTTTTCTCAATCTTGTGAAATTATTATCCTCAGATGGAGAGATAGCGATATACGTTTATAAGAAAAAAGCACCATTGCGGGAATATTCCGATGATTTTATCCGTGATAAAATAGCAGGATTGAGTTATGAGGAAGCAATGAAAGTTTGTGATGAGATCACGAAGTTTGGAATGGAATTGCACAAACAGAATGTAAAGGTTACTGTACCTGCACTTGATGTCATGGGAATTGAAGCAGGCGAATACGATGTACAAAGACTGATCTATCATTTTTTCTTCAAATGTTTCTGGAGCGACAGCATGAGTTTTCATGATAATTCCGTTATCAACTTTGACTGGTATCATCCACAAAATTGCACGCGACATACCACAGAAGAAGTCAGAGGTTGGTTTGCCAAAGCCGGTCTGAAAGTGACTCACGAGTTCACGGATTTTTACGGAATAACCATGCGTGGTAAAAAATAA
- a CDS encoding NAD(P)-dependent oxidoreductase — MKILVTGASGFIGSHLVSALLRNPEHEVYTADRSVLSPLSSRHYPIQIDFGGEFILPGNLPKPDAVVHLAQSRHYREFPDKAKDIYMVNVNSTFQLIDWCKRNGVSKFIYASTGSVYKSSTAILKESDETEASNFYAASKLAAENLLRPYSDSISIAILRLFSPYGPGQKNMLIPNIIDKILSGGEIQLNQNKGLLLSPIYIDDCTEIISRLISSEIKKFEILNLGGLKETSLREIIDLIASQSGKKANVKIQEGNVVNIRCDSSRIYNLTKYQPLTTLQEGLKKCML, encoded by the coding sequence ATGAAGATTTTAGTCACAGGAGCATCCGGATTTATTGGCAGCCACCTGGTTTCGGCATTGTTACGAAATCCGGAACATGAAGTGTATACAGCTGACAGATCTGTTCTTTCTCCACTTTCTTCAAGGCACTACCCTATTCAGATTGATTTCGGAGGTGAATTTATTCTTCCCGGAAATCTTCCAAAGCCGGATGCGGTTGTGCATCTTGCTCAATCCCGTCATTACAGGGAATTCCCTGATAAGGCAAAGGATATTTACATGGTGAATGTAAATTCCACATTTCAACTCATTGACTGGTGCAAAAGAAACGGAGTTTCAAAATTCATCTATGCATCTACGGGGAGTGTATATAAAAGCTCCACAGCAATTTTAAAGGAGAGTGATGAAACAGAAGCATCAAACTTTTACGCGGCTTCTAAACTTGCCGCTGAAAATTTATTGAGACCCTACAGTGATTCCATCTCCATAGCCATACTTCGTTTGTTCTCTCCATACGGGCCCGGACAGAAAAACATGCTGATCCCGAACATCATTGATAAGATTTTGTCGGGAGGAGAAATACAATTGAATCAAAACAAAGGTTTGTTGTTAAGTCCGATTTACATTGACGACTGCACTGAAATCATCAGCAGGTTAATTTCATCAGAGATCAAAAAATTTGAAATCCTGAATTTGGGCGGATTGAAAGAAACATCACTGAGGGAGATTATTGACCTTATTGCTTCTCAATCAGGAAAGAAAGCTAATGTGAAGATCCAGGAAGGAAATGTCGTGAACATCCGTTGTGATTCTTCCAGAATTTACAATCTTACAAAATACCAACCACTGACTACATTGCAGGAGGGATTAAAAAAGTGTATGCTATGA
- the asnB gene encoding asparagine synthase (glutamine-hydrolyzing), with amino-acid sequence MCGIAGFLYADKPVSDNGIIKKMLSRIAHRGPDGDGVYVHENVALGHKRLAILDLTSAGKQPMSTEDGSLVITFNGEIYNFAELRNELIQRGHSFSSRTDTEVVLKGYLEWGDEVFKKLNGMFALAIYDKRSGELVIARDRFGIKPVYVSIQNDKIIFASEIKAILVHPGYQFDINYEALNEYFTFQNLFRFHTLFKGIQLLAPARILKFDRQLNLKEWSYWDYNFTDTDERIDEKTAEEETFRLFQQAVERQMVADVRVGCYLSGGMDSGSITSVASRQTSRLATFTCGFDMSATTGREANFDERRDAELMASYYKTEHYEQVLNSSDLSWAMPKLVYHLEDLRVGMSYPNYYISGLASKFVKVCLSGAGGDELYGGYPWRYYRVSKSLNRDDYFKEYYSFWQRLVNDEDKKQLFNSEVYSKTQAGRDPFSVFKNVFLYNDKLSYGSPEDHVKNSLYFEAKTFLPALFLVGDKLAMAHSMEERFPFMDNDLVDFAQKIPVRYKLGKFDEMTRIDENDLGKLRRYEMQFDDGKNVLRKSMSRILPQQILQRKKQGFSAPDESWYRGENFQYVSALITDKKKSRLREFINPAYIDKTLDEHCNQNVNHRLLIWSFICLEWWLRHFVFNETEETA; translated from the coding sequence ATGTGCGGTATAGCCGGATTCCTGTATGCTGATAAACCGGTTTCGGATAACGGCATCATCAAAAAAATGTTGAGCAGAATTGCACACCGTGGTCCGGATGGAGACGGTGTTTATGTGCACGAAAACGTTGCACTCGGTCACAAACGACTCGCGATTCTCGATTTGACTTCTGCCGGGAAACAACCTATGTCCACAGAAGATGGTTCATTGGTGATCACCTTCAACGGGGAGATTTACAATTTCGCGGAACTACGCAATGAACTTATCCAGCGTGGTCATTCCTTTTCCTCAAGGACAGACACAGAAGTAGTATTGAAGGGTTATCTTGAATGGGGTGACGAAGTATTTAAAAAGCTGAACGGAATGTTCGCTTTGGCGATTTACGACAAACGTTCAGGAGAATTGGTGATCGCTCGTGACAGATTCGGTATTAAACCGGTGTATGTAAGCATCCAGAATGATAAAATCATTTTTGCATCAGAGATCAAAGCGATTCTTGTTCATCCCGGTTATCAGTTCGATATAAATTACGAAGCACTCAACGAATATTTTACTTTTCAGAATCTTTTTCGTTTTCATACGCTCTTTAAAGGGATTCAATTGCTTGCTCCCGCGAGAATATTGAAATTCGACAGGCAGCTGAATTTGAAAGAATGGTCTTACTGGGATTATAATTTCACCGATACGGATGAACGCATTGATGAAAAGACTGCTGAGGAAGAAACTTTTCGTCTCTTTCAGCAAGCAGTGGAACGTCAGATGGTAGCCGATGTACGTGTGGGCTGTTACCTCAGCGGTGGTATGGATTCGGGTTCGATTACATCGGTAGCAAGCAGACAAACATCCCGACTCGCGACATTTACTTGCGGATTTGATATGTCGGCAACGACGGGTCGAGAGGCAAATTTTGACGAACGCCGCGATGCTGAATTGATGGCCAGTTATTACAAAACGGAACATTACGAACAGGTACTGAACAGCAGCGACTTGTCATGGGCCATGCCGAAGCTGGTGTACCATCTGGAAGATTTGCGTGTTGGAATGAGTTATCCGAACTATTACATTTCCGGTCTTGCAAGCAAATTTGTGAAAGTTTGCCTGAGCGGTGCCGGAGGAGATGAATTGTATGGAGGTTATCCCTGGAGATATTACCGTGTAAGCAAATCGCTGAACCGCGACGATTATTTTAAAGAATACTACAGCTTCTGGCAACGTCTCGTGAATGATGAGGATAAAAAGCAGTTGTTCAATTCAGAAGTGTATTCAAAAACACAGGCCGGCAGAGATCCATTTTCTGTTTTCAAAAATGTGTTTTTGTATAATGATAAACTCAGTTATGGTTCACCTGAGGACCATGTAAAAAATTCCTTGTATTTCGAGGCAAAAACATTTCTTCCGGCTCTTTTCCTTGTTGGTGATAAACTGGCAATGGCGCATTCCATGGAAGAGAGATTTCCGTTTATGGACAACGACCTTGTGGACTTCGCTCAGAAAATTCCTGTGCGTTATAAACTCGGGAAATTTGATGAGATGACACGGATCGATGAAAATGATTTGGGAAAACTCAGGAGATATGAAATGCAATTCGATGACGGGAAAAATGTTCTAAGGAAATCGATGTCCAGAATTTTACCGCAGCAAATTTTACAACGAAAGAAACAAGGATTTTCCGCGCCGGATGAATCCTGGTATCGTGGAGAGAATTTCCAGTATGTATCCGCGCTAATTACGGATAAGAAAAAATCCAGGTTGCGTGAATTTATCAACCCGGCATACATTGACAAAACGCTTGATGAACATTGCAATCAGAATGTAAATCATCGTTTGCTGATCTGGTCATTCATTTGTCTGGAGTGGTGGTTGCGCCATTTTGTTTTTAATGAAACTGAAGAAACAGCATGA
- a CDS encoding NAD-dependent epimerase/dehydratase family protein, producing the protein MKLEGSRVLVIGGAGFIGSHVVKRLLNEDVKEIVIYDNFVRGKHENINQSLKDPRVRIFDVGGDVRDIDILHDAMKGMDYVFHLAAMWLLHCKDYPRTAFEVNIAGTFNVLEACVKNNIKKLVYSSSASVYGDALQVPMTEEHPFNNRNFYGATKIAGEAMCTAYNDRYGLPIVGLRYMNVYGPGQDQNAAYTGVIPIMLNKIDQNDPPTINGDGTQAYDFIYVDDVAECNIKALTSPVNIGFYNVGTGIQTTIRELCNLILSLKNSDLQVTYKPYAPDDARQFVKNRIASVDKAKNEIDFYFSTSLKDGLLRLIDWRIAQQKISAI; encoded by the coding sequence ATGAAACTGGAAGGTAGCAGGGTACTCGTCATCGGCGGAGCTGGTTTTATCGGCTCACATGTTGTTAAACGTCTTCTAAATGAGGATGTTAAAGAGATTGTCATTTATGACAACTTCGTTCGTGGCAAACATGAGAACATCAATCAATCCTTAAAGGATCCAAGGGTTAGAATTTTTGATGTAGGTGGTGATGTACGCGATATTGACATCCTTCACGATGCCATGAAAGGCATGGATTATGTTTTTCATCTGGCAGCGATGTGGCTCTTGCATTGCAAAGATTATCCGCGTACTGCTTTTGAAGTCAACATAGCCGGAACTTTCAATGTGCTGGAAGCCTGTGTTAAGAACAACATCAAGAAACTGGTCTACTCCTCTTCCGCTTCTGTTTATGGCGATGCTTTACAGGTTCCGATGACCGAAGAACATCCTTTTAACAATAGAAATTTTTACGGTGCCACCAAAATTGCCGGTGAGGCCATGTGTACTGCATATAATGACCGGTACGGTTTACCGATTGTGGGATTACGTTACATGAATGTATATGGACCCGGACAGGATCAGAATGCTGCCTATACAGGTGTTATTCCGATTATGCTGAATAAGATTGATCAGAATGATCCTCCAACCATCAATGGGGACGGAACTCAGGCTTATGATTTTATTTATGTTGATGATGTCGCTGAATGCAACATCAAAGCACTTACAAGTCCGGTGAATATTGGTTTTTACAATGTCGGTACGGGTATACAAACCACTATCCGTGAATTGTGCAACCTCATTCTTTCTCTAAAAAATTCGGACCTTCAGGTTACGTATAAGCCTTATGCACCGGACGATGCAAGACAATTTGTAAAAAACAGAATCGCGTCGGTTGACAAGGCAAAAAATGAAATCGATTTCTACTTTTCTACATCGCTGAAAGATGGTTTATTGAGACTCATCGACTGGCGAATCGCGCAACAAAAAATTTCTGCAATCTAA
- a CDS encoding polysaccharide biosynthesis C-terminal domain-containing protein: MGVIKRQGITNTISSYLGIGIGFINLIVIQPQFLTKEELGLTRILYSFSILVAMFIPLGIGNAAIRYFPLFKDKENKNHGFFAFMNLFPLAGFVLSCLVIFLFKDFILNQYRTQSPLFLEYFNWVFPLIFFNGFISVLSIYCFANYKSTVPAFINDVVVRILTIIVVSIYFMKWVTLNQFVALFVGVYAIQFLGLILYIFQFDRPGFKIDWTIFREKKMFELIRYGLLLWFANIASIGLKYFDSIMIGKYLPLSFVGIYTIAAFVPTVIEAPLNAIDKIASAKISFAWAENDHSQIREIYRKSSLYLFLLGGFLFLNINVNIHTLLRFLPSGYEEGEIVVYIISIGTLFNMATGLNASILFNSEKFKFGAFFLVLLAVIILALQMFLIPIYGIAGAAIATCIASLIYNLMLFLTVWKFFGLQPFERGNVRVLLSLILCFGIGLMIPHPDNKILDIIIRSGVVSLLYFILIYSQKIVPEFHKYLPWEKKN, from the coding sequence ATGGGAGTAATCAAACGTCAGGGAATCACCAACACAATCTCCAGTTACCTCGGGATTGGTATTGGCTTCATCAACCTGATTGTGATTCAGCCCCAATTCCTGACAAAGGAAGAACTTGGTTTGACGCGGATACTGTATTCATTTTCCATACTGGTGGCCATGTTTATTCCACTCGGAATTGGGAATGCTGCCATCCGTTATTTTCCGCTTTTCAAAGACAAGGAAAATAAAAACCATGGCTTTTTTGCTTTCATGAATTTGTTCCCACTGGCAGGATTTGTTTTGTCTTGCCTGGTGATTTTTCTGTTCAAGGATTTTATCCTGAATCAGTACAGGACGCAGAGTCCATTGTTTCTCGAATATTTCAACTGGGTATTTCCATTGATCTTTTTCAACGGCTTTATTTCAGTACTCAGCATCTATTGTTTCGCCAATTACAAGTCAACAGTACCCGCATTCATCAATGATGTTGTGGTTCGTATTCTGACAATTATCGTTGTTTCCATCTACTTTATGAAATGGGTAACATTGAATCAATTCGTCGCGCTGTTTGTTGGGGTTTATGCAATTCAGTTTCTCGGTTTGATCCTGTATATCTTTCAATTCGACCGGCCGGGATTCAAAATAGACTGGACCATTTTTCGTGAAAAGAAAATGTTTGAACTGATACGCTATGGTTTGCTGCTCTGGTTTGCCAACATTGCGTCTATAGGACTCAAATACTTTGACTCCATAATGATCGGAAAATACCTTCCGCTTTCCTTTGTTGGGATCTATACCATCGCGGCATTCGTCCCGACTGTGATCGAAGCTCCACTAAATGCAATCGACAAAATTGCTTCCGCGAAAATCTCCTTCGCGTGGGCAGAAAATGATCATTCCCAAATCCGGGAAATCTATCGTAAATCGAGTTTGTATCTTTTCCTGCTCGGTGGTTTTCTGTTTCTGAATATTAACGTAAACATTCACACTCTGCTCAGATTCCTTCCGTCAGGCTACGAAGAAGGGGAGATCGTAGTCTATATCATCAGTATTGGAACTCTTTTCAATATGGCGACAGGTCTGAACGCGTCAATTCTTTTTAATTCGGAGAAATTCAAATTCGGAGCCTTTTTCCTGGTTCTGCTTGCGGTTATAATCCTTGCATTGCAAATGTTCCTTATACCGATTTATGGTATAGCAGGTGCAGCAATAGCGACTTGTATTGCTTCTCTGATTTACAATCTGATGTTGTTTCTGACTGTATGGAAATTCTTCGGACTACAACCCTTTGAAAGAGGAAATGTAAGAGTGTTGCTAAGTCTCATACTTTGTTTTGGAATCGGATTGATGATCCCGCATCCTGACAATAAAATTCTGGATATCATAATACGTTCAGGTGTCGTATCGCTTCTCTATTTTATCCTCATCTATTCTCAAAAAATAGTCCCTGAATTCCACAAATATTTACCCTGGGAGAAAAAGAATTAA
- a CDS encoding YihY/virulence factor BrkB family protein: MRNQNPPPVQKVIVKKVLRVILFSPPIRTLIDYSKRVALPGFDKLPIYDVADFFFTGIQRGSIVTRAQSLAFSFFLAIFPATIFLFSLIPYIPIHDFQSQLLELIQNILPSNAYESARTTIEDIIKIQRGGLLSFGFVLALYFTTNGFMTMMRGFNSSYHVVETRTPFKQRMVALVLTVLLTVLVIVSTALIIFSEIATKYLVKHSILKTKTQIALLLLGKWAVVLALFFIAISFLYYYAPVMRKRWQFISAGSTFATLLSIIVSTGFAYFVNHFGQYNKIYGSIGTLIVIMLWIYFNSLILILGFELNASIDNAKKQVRRVF; the protein is encoded by the coding sequence ATGAGAAATCAGAATCCGCCACCGGTTCAAAAGGTCATTGTCAAAAAGGTTTTAAGAGTAATTCTCTTCTCTCCTCCTATCCGTACGCTCATCGATTATTCAAAACGTGTCGCTTTACCGGGTTTTGACAAATTGCCAATTTACGATGTGGCGGATTTCTTTTTCACCGGAATACAACGCGGCTCCATTGTAACCAGGGCACAGTCACTTGCATTCAGTTTCTTTCTGGCTATTTTTCCTGCTACCATTTTTCTCTTTTCTCTCATCCCCTACATTCCTATTCACGATTTTCAGTCGCAGTTACTCGAACTCATTCAGAATATTTTGCCAAGTAATGCTTACGAATCCGCACGGACGACTATTGAAGACATTATTAAAATTCAGCGGGGAGGGTTACTCTCCTTTGGTTTCGTCTTGGCGCTATATTTTACTACGAATGGTTTCATGACAATGATGAGAGGTTTTAACAGCTCTTATCATGTGGTAGAAACCAGAACTCCATTTAAGCAAAGAATGGTCGCGCTGGTATTAACGGTGTTACTTACTGTACTTGTTATTGTATCTACAGCACTTATTATCTTTAGTGAAATCGCCACTAAATATCTGGTCAAACACAGTATCCTGAAAACAAAAACCCAGATAGCGCTCTTGCTTTTGGGTAAATGGGCGGTTGTACTGGCACTCTTTTTTATAGCCATTTCATTTCTTTATTATTATGCTCCTGTGATGCGGAAACGCTGGCAGTTTATTTCGGCCGGGTCTACATTCGCGACATTGCTCTCGATCATCGTTTCCACCGGTTTTGCTTACTTCGTAAATCATTTCGGACAATACAATAAAATTTACGGTTCAATCGGGACACTCATCGTCATTATGCTTTGGATCTATTTCAACAGCCTGATTCTGATCCTTGGCTTTGAATTGAACGCTAGTATTGACAATGCCAAGAAGCAGGTCAGGAGGGTGTTCTGA
- the nadC gene encoding carboxylating nicotinate-nucleotide diphosphorylase, producing the protein MDLSQYPHYGLSVSDFIRQALLEDTGDGDHTSLSTIGQSEQGKAKVMIKENGVVAGLVVADQVLNIVDSSMVVKTLFAEGASVKSGDVVMNVEGSVRSMLKAERLLLNCMQRMSGIASLTRRYVDAVAGTGAVILDTRKTTPNFRLFEKWAVTLGGGMNHRFGLYDMILIKDNHVDASGGIKEALRKANAYLKEQGKQLKIEIETRNLEEVKQVISAGGADRIMLDNFKPEMIREAVNLINQKFETEASGGITLDNILEYAKTGVNFISVGALTHSYKSLDISMKIVK; encoded by the coding sequence ATGGATTTATCACAGTACCCTCATTACGGATTGTCTGTCAGTGATTTTATACGACAAGCTTTATTAGAAGACACCGGCGACGGAGACCACACTTCCCTGAGTACCATCGGACAATCTGAGCAGGGCAAAGCGAAAGTGATGATTAAAGAAAATGGTGTGGTAGCAGGATTAGTTGTAGCGGATCAGGTATTAAACATTGTGGATTCTTCCATGGTTGTTAAAACCCTTTTTGCGGAAGGTGCAAGTGTTAAATCAGGAGATGTTGTGATGAATGTGGAAGGCTCAGTACGATCGATGTTGAAGGCCGAACGCCTCCTGCTGAACTGCATGCAAAGAATGAGCGGAATCGCCTCTTTAACAAGACGTTATGTAGATGCAGTTGCAGGAACAGGTGCGGTCATTCTTGATACGCGAAAAACCACTCCCAATTTCAGATTATTTGAAAAATGGGCTGTTACATTGGGTGGCGGTATGAACCATCGATTTGGATTGTATGATATGATTCTGATAAAAGACAATCATGTAGATGCTTCGGGTGGTATCAAGGAGGCATTGCGTAAAGCGAATGCATATCTGAAGGAACAAGGTAAACAACTTAAGATAGAAATTGAAACACGGAATCTTGAGGAAGTAAAACAGGTGATTTCAGCAGGTGGTGCCGACAGGATTATGCTGGATAATTTCAAACCGGAAATGATTCGTGAAGCAGTGAATCTGATCAATCAGAAATTCGAAACTGAAGCTTCGGGAGGTATTACTCTGGATAATATTCTGGAGTATGCGAAGACCGGTGTGAATTTTATTTCTGTTGGAGCCCTCACACATTCTTACAAGAGTCTTGATATCTCAATGAAAATTGTGAAATGA
- a CDS encoding DUF4783 domain-containing protein, translated as MKKSTVFILLITLAVKVMALDIYEEISNAIRSGDSRQISTFFGNSLDMTIGNQEDVYSKAQAELVLRDFFAKNTPKSFLVNHKGSSKEGTLYAIGTLLTTSGKSFRTSFYLKSSGGKYILQELRIEPQ; from the coding sequence ATGAAAAAATCAACTGTTTTTATTCTCCTTATCACTCTGGCTGTCAAAGTTATGGCGCTGGATATTTACGAAGAAATCTCGAATGCGATCAGAAGTGGTGATTCCAGACAGATTTCCACATTCTTCGGCAATTCGCTCGACATGACGATCGGTAATCAGGAAGATGTTTACAGCAAGGCTCAGGCTGAGTTGGTTTTAAGAGATTTTTTCGCAAAGAACACACCAAAATCGTTTCTCGTCAATCATAAAGGATCTTCAAAGGAAGGAACTTTATATGCCATTGGAACACTTCTTACCACCTCCGGAAAATCTTTTCGTACATCTTTTTACCTCAAGTCATCTGGCGGAAAATACATCCTACAGGAATTAAGGATTGAGCCTCAATAA